The DNA region AGGGCTGCGCCCGTGACGCGTACCGTGGTGGCTACGGTGATCGCTTTGCTCGTGAATGTAGGAAGCGTCGTCACACGAGGGCAGGAGGTGACGCTGCGCGCGCGGGTAGACGTCGTCACCATCGACGCGTTCGTGCACCACGAGGGGCGCCCGATCATGGGGCTGACCGCTGCCGACTTCCTCGTGCGCGACAACGGGGTGGAGCAGGAGGTGCGGGCGCTCGGGACGACCGACAGCGCGCACGTCATCGTGGCGCTCGACCTGAGCGGCAGCGTGGCCGGTGACGTCCGGTCGCGCCTCGAGGGGGCCGTCCGCGGCCTGCTGGACCGGCTCACGGCGGGCGACCGCGTGTCGCTCCTCACGTTCGCGGACCGGGTGCGCGTCCATCACGTCTCCGACGTCCCGACCATGGTGCGCCTCGATGATCTCGCGCGCGTCCCGGCCTTGGGAGCGACGACGCTGCTCGACGCCCTGCTCGTGGGCAGCCAATTGGCGCGAGCGGATACGCGCCCCGCCCTCCTCCTGGTCTTCACCGATGGCGCCGACACGGCGAGTTGGACGACGGCCGGGCGGGTGCTCGAGGCGCTGCGCCAGGCGTCGGTCACGGTCGTGCCCGTCGCCGCGGGCCTGCCGTCAGCGGCACCGAGCC from Luteitalea sp. TBR-22 includes:
- a CDS encoding VWA domain-containing protein, whose protein sequence is MTRTVVATVIALLVNVGSVVTRGQEVTLRARVDVVTIDAFVHHEGRPIMGLTAADFLVRDNGVEQEVRALGTTDSAHVIVALDLSGSVAGDVRSRLEGAVRGLLDRLTAGDRVSLLTFADRVRVHHVSDVPTMVRLDDLARVPALGATTLLDALLVGSQLARADTRPALLLVFTDGADTASWTTAGRVLEALRQASVTVVPVAAGLPSAAPSPRDATYFRTRSWLAASPGDLVRLMDRLAEATGGEVVRLERNAALADAFGRILDRYRQRYLLSFTPRADNPRGWHRLDVRLRQRAGTVVARPGYVAP